ttgttgttgttgtttgtttgtttttaatcttgaCATGAATATCTCCTCCAATAAGGAATCAAGGCCACCATCACCCCCCAGGTCACCTCGTGTTGTCCTGGTTGCCAGTGTCTAACTCAGCAACAGGAGACTAGTTTTCTTGTTCTGCCCCCGTAAGCCACTCTCTCTTCTGCACAGTAGCTTTTCTAGGGTTTAAGGTTAGGATCACACTCCCAAATCTGAGTCAAAACCTCATCCAAGAGTCCCATTCTCTGAAGGCCGGTGGCCACCCCTGCCCACTGGTGTGAGAAAGCCCAGCTGCTCGCTTCCAGCAGTGGCGTGCCACCAAAAGGGGCAACAAAAGTAGACTGGAGCTGGTTGGGCGGGCTTTGAGAGTGACATTCTCTCACCACCTGCTTCCAGGATGACCTCAGCCAATACCCCTTGTGCTGACCACAAGCTAGATCCTCATCAAATTTTTGTAACTTCCAAATGTTGGAATTGAGACTGACTTTTTGTTTTCGAGTCATGGAATTCTGCTGtttgaagttatttttttatttttatttttatttttttgagacagagtctcactctgtcgcccaggctggagtgcagtggcaagatctcagctcactgcaagctccgcctcctgcattcacgccattctcctgcctcagcctccggagtagctgagcgcccgccaccacgcctggttaattttttgtatttttagtagaggtggggtttcactgtgttagccaggatggttgcAGTTGTTTTTATGTCTAACTCAGCACTTTCCATTTAGAAcctattttacaaagaaaaaaaatatcaaaacaaaataaaaccaacaaactTGAGACGGATGGAGCAACAGGGCTGACCGGCTTTGGAGCACCTCTCAGCCGCCTGTCTCAGCATACGGTGGGGGCACGGGCGGCCATCTGCTGACAACTAAAAATGAGTATCTAGTTATCGATCACACAAAAAGCACATGACTAGAAATGCCGTGTTCCTGATTTCCTCACTTCAGCTTAAGCAGCTGGATAAGAGATGCATGTAATACTCTCCTACAAGGACGACAGAGGGAAGGAATACTGCTTGGTAATTGTTGTGTAACTGTTTGGGGCCATGCTTTCTTATACATGATCTTATCCATTGCTTGCAACAGTCTCGCTGGTTGGACTGCATTCTCTTCATCACTTCCAGAAGGGAAAGTGAGGCAAGTGGGTAAGTAACTCACCCAAGCCCCACCGTATGTGGATTCACCCCGAGCCTTTCTGACACCAGAACCCACCCTCGTTTCCTACGCTCTGAGACAGCAGAATCCATCCAACACTGACCATCCTCTCTGGCAGTTCTGAGCTCCCACCACAGGTGCAGGGCAAAGGGGACTCCCCATGAGGCCTGCCCCACGTCTGGGAGCTCCAGGATTGGGGTTTATGAATCACCACCTGTGGGGAACCCTCCTGCTGATTTCATATTCATTAATTCCGCATGCTTTTACTTGTCACTTTTTTTGTATGTTAAGGATGGGGCTGAGGGAGTTTGTGATGAGTAGACCATATCCTTGCCTTCAGGAGTTCTCTGTCTAATGGGAAGTGGACATCCAGGTATGCACACCATCCTGACTCCTTTCTGGAACAGAAGTCCGGGGTGTGTTCGGCAGAATGATGCCCCCACCAAGgatgtccacatcctaacccCTAGAACCTGTGGACGGGTTACCGTTCATGGccaaagggactttgcaggtgtgattaagttaaggattttgagatggtaGGAGTGGCCTGGATTAGCCAGGGGAGCTCAGTGTCATCACAAGGACCCTTATAAGAGTGAGGCTggaagatgagaaagagagattggaagatgagagagagagatcggAAGATGCTACAcggctggctttgaagatggaggaaggggccatgagcccaGTCATGAGCCCAGGAATGTAGgcggcctctagaagctgggaaagaggagaaaacagattgtcccctagagcctccagaaggagtgCAGCTCTGCCAACGCTTCGATTTTAGTCTAGTGAGGTCTCTGAAACTGTATGATAAATTAGTGCTGTTTTCAGCCACTGTGCTTGTGGTAATTAGtcacagcagcaacaggaaactgaCATGCAAAGGTATTAAATAAATACCTGCAGGGAGGCAGAGAAGTGAGGGGTGCAGAGGCTGGAGGGCATCACTCTGACCTGTTTGGCAGGAGGGTTTGGAATACAGGTGCCGAGTGCCTCCTGGCAGGAGCTCATCGGAAGCAGGTGCTCAAGGGCACGGGAGGTGCGGGAGTCCTACAAAAGGATCTGTCCAgattccctccctctttccccagtAATTTGGATGAAAATACTCATCTCATTCACATTTGCTctaaagagaggagagagacagagagctcCATGGGGTGGAAGAGTGGATCAGATCCCATGCGTGGAGTCCAGGAAGCCATCTGTCTAAGCACCCAGCAGCATGGGCCTGGTGAGGGAGGAGAGACAAGAAGCAATGAGTGGGAAGGGACGGGAACTCTGGTTAATTCCGGGGAATCTGGCAGGGGTCATGGGGGGATGTGGGGGCAGAACAAGCCCCCACAGCCCTCGTCACACCAAAGAGGAAGAAAGCACAGCTTCCTACACTGAGCCTGCTTTCCAAGAGGCCACCAGCAAATGTTGGTGACTTTACCTTAGCCTGGGAGGCCTTCTGTTGTGGACAGGCTGGGCAAAGGCACTGACGATGTCACCTGGGGAAGGGGAAGCCGCCCATTAGGCTGGCATGTGTCTGATTCACCCGCACCCCATCTGACCTGCAATTCTTTTGTTTCCacttataattgtatttttagccTAAAAAAGCTGTTGTAATATTCTTGTTTGCATTGgtcattatatttaatttaaatatattaatagaatatgTTATACATATAAGAAGTACTTATATAAAAATGTACCCCTCGAGGGGTGAACACAGCATGGTAACCTGCAGCCCCCACTCGGAAATTGCACCTGGTCTGCCCTGAGCCCCATAACAGTCCCTTCTAGTCACTGCACTGTCAAGGTCCACAACTGCCTTGCTCCATCCCCTCAAGGACAGCACCATGTTAGGAATATAGGTGCCGAGTGCCTCCTGGCAGGAGCCCATCAGAAGCAGATACTCAAGGGCCACCTGGTGACCTGGTAATGGTCATCCTTTAAGAAGAGGCCACCGAGACTCAAAGCAGGCCAGAGAGCTTCTGAGCAGCAGCTGCCCAGGCACCCGTGTGCCTCTCATGTTCCAGGAGCCTGACCCTGAAGCCCATGGGGCTGCATGCGGAGCAGGGAGTACCTGGGCTCATAGTCGGACACTCCTGGCACTCAACCCTGACACCACCACAGATTAGTGCTATGTCCTTGACCTCTGCttatccatctgtaaaatggggttgcaGTAGTAGCCTCCGCCAGGATAGTTGAATGATTGAGAGTATTTTAATATCTCTAGCACCGCCCCTGACCATAGCAGGAGCTCCACGCAGAATACGGTTTCATGCAGTGCTTGGTAACTGTGCATCCAACGCAGGCATCACTGTGTCGTGTTCATTCACTCAGGTTCCCTTCAAAAGAAACATTGATTATAGGCCAAATAGGTGTCGGTGCCAGCCCGGGAATGCAGATGCACATTCTGCCTCTGGAGAGGGCCTGGGAAGCCTGGATGTGGGCctcctgggctggggcagggaggggcctcCTCTTCACTGCTGTGTCCAGGATCACCCCCTCCCTTGGAGCACCTCACCTCCCACCTGAAGTCTGAGCAGCAGAGAACCTTTAAAAACAGAGATGGGAAGTTCTGATCCATGAATGCAAACATTCTGGCGTCCCGTGTGCAGTGGTGTGCGGCGCAGGCGGTGGGAATTAGGGTCACTCTTCTGGGGCATTTGTTCCTATCCACCGGAAGGTATACAGTGTTCATACTCATTGACTCAGAAATTGTGTGTCTGGGAGTCTGCCCTAATAAATAACAATGTGTGTACAAGGATGCAGGTACATGCTAAAGGATGTACAAGGATGTTGATCGGTGCATTATTTTTCATAGGAAAAGTGGAAATTGCTAAATCTCCAACTCTAGGGCAGTGGTTACATTTTGGCTTATGTTCGTGATAGAATAATACACAACTGTTAAAATGGAATTTTGATGGTCATTTTGAAACATggattaaaaaacacatttaaatgtgttttcactcgctctctctctctctctcacgtacacacacacacagaggaaaaaagaTTGGAAATAAAAACCATCAAAATGTTAGCAGTGATCATGTGGTGGGATCATGATTCTCATTTTTTTAtcctgttttgtgttttcttagtGTTCTATGCtgagcatatattatttttaaaattagaagaggAATGAAGGTATTTTACAACCCATATTGTCATGGAGGAGCCTGGCATTGGGGGAGGGGAATGGCTGGAGGGGTTGCTGTGAGTCCTAGTGAGTCACCAGCTAGCTGTTGGGTGAGTTCCTTGATGCTTTCATCGTAGCGTGGGCATGACAACGTCTGCCTCAACAGGCTGCTGtgaacactaattttttttttttttttggagacagagtctcgctctgtcgcccaggctggagtgcagtggccggatctcagctccctgcaagctccgctcccgggttcacgccattctcctgcctcagcctcctgagtagctgggactacaggcgtccgccaccgcgcccggctaattttttgtgtttttttagtagagacggggtttcaccgtgttagccaggatggtctcgatctcctgacctcgtgatccgcccgtctcggcctcccaaagtgctgggattacaggcttgagactaATTTTTTATAGACTACCATATGCACCATCAATTATAAAACCATGAAAGCAAAGCCCTGTTTTGCAGGTGCAGTAGAAGTTGTAGCTTCATGTGGGGCTGTTTGGCCAGGCCACTTCCCTTTCGGAGGGCACATCTACCCAAGCTCCCATGGCCCTGGAtaattgtctctctctctccttctttgcaGCTGCCCATGATGGGAGGAGCTTTCATGGACTCGCCCAACGAGGACTTCAGCACCGAGTACTCCCTGTTTAACTCCTCTGCCAATGTCCACGCAGCTGCCAACGGCCAGGGCCAGCCGGAAGATCCTCCTCGGTCCTCCAACGACGCCG
The Theropithecus gelada isolate Dixy chromosome 7b, Tgel_1.0, whole genome shotgun sequence DNA segment above includes these coding regions:
- the C7BH14orf132 gene encoding uncharacterized protein C14orf132 homolog isoform X3 produces the protein MDLSFMAAQLPMMGGAFMDSPNEDFSTEYSLFNSSANVHAAANGQGQPEDPPRSSNDAVLLWIAIIATLGNIVVVGVVYAFTF